In Aequorivita sp. H23M31, a single window of DNA contains:
- a CDS encoding dihydrofolate reductase family protein gives MKKTLIFVTTLDGKITHWGEPHVKRWSSEEDKKHFKNIWNKSYLIVIGSSTFDAEPLKPTPDYHYIVMTRTPSKYKNQEVLGQLEFTDQTPNDLLARFEKEGYDEMLVVGGPHVATSFFKEQLIDEFWLTIEPKIFGVGGNFVIKEKFDIQLHLISLEKVNEQGTLITRYSVTNKK, from the coding sequence ATGAAAAAGACACTTATATTCGTTACTACACTGGATGGGAAAATTACGCACTGGGGAGAACCTCACGTGAAAAGATGGTCATCCGAGGAGGATAAAAAACATTTTAAAAATATATGGAATAAGTCCTACCTAATTGTAATCGGCAGCAGCACTTTTGATGCAGAGCCTTTAAAACCAACTCCCGATTATCATTATATTGTAATGACTAGAACTCCTTCGAAATATAAAAATCAAGAAGTTTTGGGTCAACTCGAATTTACGGATCAAACTCCCAATGATTTGTTAGCACGGTTCGAAAAAGAAGGTTATGACGAAATGCTGGTCGTGGGCGGACCACATGTAGCTACTTCATTTTTTAAAGAACAGCTTATCGATGAATTTTGGCTAACCATAGAACCAAAGATTTTTGGAGTGGGTGGCAATTTTGTTATAAAGGAGAAATTCGATATTCAACTGCATTTGATTAGTCTTGAAAAGGTAAATGAGCAAGGAACTTTAATAACAAGATATTCCGTTACCAATAAGAAATAG
- the gndA gene encoding NADP-dependent phosphogluconate dehydrogenase yields the protein MNNESTNQNAFGMIGLGTMGANLLQNIADHGYNCAGYDTNYNKVDSLNQLDYNNIHGYSTIQDFANSLKSPKTVMMLVPAGKIVDVVINELLEVLDKGDIIIDGGNSHFTDTERRYKDLESKGYHFIGMGVSGGEEGARKGPSMMPGGDKNAYEKISPILEKIATQVNGEPTVAYMGARSAGHFVKMVHNGIEYAIMQLISETFEIMKKGLQMDDKEIEAVYAKWNEGRLKSYLIEITRDIFSYIKPGDKHLLLNNIKDEAKALGTGKWTSQAAMDLGLPVPVIDVSVGMRDLSRYKDLRIEASKIFPDSPNNEFRGKADKYISTLESAYYFGMVSAYAQGMHLLYHANQEYKYNLNLDTIAKIWRGGCIIRSEFLEDIYAAYNKKPELKHLFLDISIHDDLISSTPNIRAVVADASRSGIAVPAFSAALSYFDNFRLETMPTNLVMAQRDYFGSHTYELNNKEGVFHTQWEKLVDAENSTKKPLS from the coding sequence ATGAATAATGAGAGTACAAACCAAAACGCGTTCGGAATGATAGGGCTTGGCACAATGGGTGCCAATCTCCTTCAAAATATAGCGGATCATGGATACAATTGTGCTGGCTATGATACCAATTATAATAAAGTTGATAGCCTAAATCAGTTAGATTACAACAATATTCACGGATATTCGACTATCCAAGATTTTGCAAATAGTCTAAAGAGTCCGAAAACGGTTATGATGCTCGTGCCTGCAGGGAAAATTGTTGATGTAGTAATTAATGAATTACTTGAGGTTTTGGATAAGGGGGATATTATTATTGATGGAGGGAATTCACATTTTACCGATACGGAGCGTCGTTACAAAGATTTGGAGAGTAAAGGTTACCATTTTATTGGAATGGGAGTTTCAGGTGGTGAGGAGGGTGCCAGAAAAGGTCCGAGTATGATGCCAGGTGGAGATAAAAATGCTTACGAAAAAATTTCACCCATCTTGGAAAAAATTGCAACTCAAGTAAATGGCGAACCTACCGTCGCATATATGGGAGCACGGTCTGCAGGCCATTTCGTAAAAATGGTCCACAACGGAATTGAATATGCTATAATGCAGCTTATTTCCGAAACATTTGAAATTATGAAAAAAGGGCTTCAGATGGATGATAAGGAAATTGAGGCAGTTTATGCAAAATGGAACGAGGGCAGATTGAAATCGTATCTTATTGAAATTACCCGCGACATCTTTTCTTATATAAAACCCGGTGATAAACATTTATTACTCAATAATATAAAAGACGAGGCAAAGGCATTGGGCACAGGAAAATGGACATCACAAGCAGCAATGGATTTGGGATTGCCAGTACCGGTAATAGATGTTTCTGTTGGGATGAGAGATTTATCGAGGTATAAAGATCTAAGAATAGAGGCTTCTAAAATATTTCCGGATTCTCCAAATAATGAGTTTAGGGGGAAAGCAGACAAATATATTTCCACACTCGAGTCGGCTTACTACTTCGGCATGGTTTCGGCCTATGCCCAAGGCATGCATTTATTATATCACGCAAACCAAGAATATAAATATAATCTGAACTTGGATACTATTGCGAAAATCTGGAGAGGAGGCTGTATAATCCGTTCTGAATTTTTGGAAGATATTTATGCTGCGTATAATAAAAAACCTGAATTGAAACATTTGTTTTTGGATATTTCAATTCACGATGATTTGATTTCGAGTACGCCGAATATACGAGCGGTGGTTGCAGATGCCTCCAGAAGTGGCATCGCCGTACCAGCCTTTTCCGCTGCCTTAAGTTATTTTGATAATTTCAGACTGGAAACTATGCCTACAAATCTCGTAATGGCACAGCGCGACTATTTCGGATCGCATACTTATGAACTCAACAATAAGGAAGGCGTTTTTCATACCCAATGGGAGAAATTAGTTGATGCGGAAAATAGCACGAAAAAGCCACTTTCTTAA
- a CDS encoding RpiB/LacA/LacB family sugar-phosphate isomerase — MSKEPLKKVGICADHGGFELKERIKTFLVQHNFDPIDFGAKVLDESDDYPDFVIPLAKAVASSELFRGIAICGSGVGACVAANKVVGIRAALINDNFSAHQGVEDDDMNMICLGGRVTGYAAAEEYVLAFLNAEFIGAERHIRRLNKIKDIKQGKE, encoded by the coding sequence ATGTCCAAAGAACCATTGAAAAAAGTTGGAATTTGTGCGGATCACGGAGGTTTCGAACTTAAAGAAAGAATAAAAACTTTTTTGGTACAACACAACTTTGATCCGATAGATTTTGGTGCGAAAGTTTTGGATGAAAGCGATGATTATCCAGATTTTGTAATTCCGTTGGCAAAAGCAGTGGCGTCTTCCGAACTTTTCCGAGGCATTGCCATATGCGGAAGTGGAGTAGGAGCTTGTGTAGCAGCCAACAAGGTAGTGGGCATTAGAGCAGCTTTGATAAATGATAACTTTTCAGCCCATCAAGGCGTGGAAGATGATGATATGAATATGATTTGTCTTGGTGGAAGAGTTACTGGATATGCGGCAGCCGAAGAATATGTGCTGGCATTTCTTAATGCGGAATTTATTGGGGCAGAAAGACATATACGAAGGTTAAATAAAATTAAGGATATAAAACAGGGGAAAGAATAG
- the rpe gene encoding ribulose-phosphate 3-epimerase, whose translation MSHLIAPSILAGNFAYLQKDVEMLNKSEADWIHVDIMDGLFVPNISFGFPVMDAIKKYASIPLSVHLMIIKPERFISRFKKSGADHLIVHYEACTHLHSTIQKIKSEGMQAGVALNPHTTVNHLDDVITDIDQVLIMSVNPGFGGQNFIKNTYRKIEQTWNLIDKRGSSAVIGIDGGVDLTNASKLVELGADILVAGSAIFKSDNPNKTISTLKNI comes from the coding sequence ATGTCACACCTAATTGCTCCATCTATTCTCGCAGGTAATTTTGCTTATCTTCAAAAGGATGTAGAAATGCTTAATAAAAGTGAAGCCGATTGGATCCATGTTGATATTATGGACGGTCTTTTTGTACCCAACATTTCCTTTGGTTTTCCGGTGATGGATGCCATAAAGAAATATGCCTCCATACCGCTCAGTGTGCATTTAATGATTATAAAACCCGAAAGGTTTATATCGCGCTTTAAAAAGTCCGGCGCAGACCATTTAATTGTACATTACGAAGCTTGTACCCATTTGCACAGCACTATCCAAAAAATCAAATCGGAAGGTATGCAGGCTGGCGTGGCGCTCAATCCTCATACTACTGTTAATCATTTGGACGATGTAATCACCGACATAGACCAAGTTCTTATAATGTCTGTAAATCCCGGTTTTGGTGGTCAGAATTTTATAAAAAATACATATCGAAAAATAGAGCAGACCTGGAATTTAATAGATAAACGGGGATCCAGTGCAGTAATAGGAATTGATGGTGGAGTAGATCTTACAAACGCTTCAAAACTCGTTGAATTGGGAGCTGATATTTTAGTTGCAGGCAGTGCTATCTTTAAATCAGACAATCCAAATAAAACTATTTCTACCCTAAAAAATATTTAG
- the tal gene encoding transaldolase, which yields MNPLNKIREHGQSIWLDLLDREIMDTGKLQSLIDEDDLRGMTSNPSIFEKAITGSSDYDDDIAELAKKTDNNSAIFFDMAISDIQRAADIFKPVFDKTNGKDGFVSLEVSPYLARDTDGTIEQVRDLWKRVNRKNVMIKIPGTAQGLPAIRECLREGMNINVTLLFGLPRYREITEAFMGGLEDRLKEGHSIKDIASVASFFLSRIDVMVDPMLKKKDADSLVGKVAIASAKMAYQIYLEMIGSDRFKKLEAEGAQRQRVLWASTSTKDPSFSDVLYVETLIGKDTINTLPMETIDAFRDHGKVNDTLTEGIDDAKKTLKELKETGIDLDEITQKLEDEGIQKFNDAYEKLLKSIAEQRRK from the coding sequence ATGAATCCATTAAACAAAATACGAGAACACGGACAGAGTATTTGGCTCGATTTACTTGATCGAGAAATCATGGACACGGGGAAATTACAAAGTCTGATCGATGAGGACGACTTACGGGGTATGACTTCCAATCCTTCCATTTTTGAAAAGGCTATTACAGGGAGCTCCGATTATGATGATGATATAGCAGAACTTGCTAAGAAAACGGATAACAATTCTGCAATCTTCTTTGATATGGCCATTTCGGATATTCAAAGAGCGGCTGATATTTTTAAACCGGTATTTGATAAGACCAATGGGAAGGACGGATTTGTAAGTCTAGAGGTTTCTCCTTATTTAGCTCGGGATACAGATGGCACTATAGAACAGGTTCGCGACTTATGGAAACGCGTAAATAGAAAAAACGTGATGATCAAAATCCCTGGAACTGCACAAGGTTTACCTGCAATTCGTGAATGTTTAAGAGAGGGTATGAACATTAATGTTACCCTTCTTTTTGGTCTTCCGCGATATCGAGAAATTACCGAGGCGTTTATGGGCGGTTTGGAAGACCGTTTGAAAGAAGGCCATTCTATAAAAGATATAGCTTCCGTTGCAAGTTTTTTTCTAAGTAGGATTGACGTAATGGTAGATCCCATGCTTAAGAAAAAGGACGCAGACAGTTTAGTGGGGAAAGTAGCAATCGCTTCCGCAAAAATGGCTTATCAGATTTATCTGGAAATGATTGGTAGCGATAGATTTAAAAAGTTGGAAGCTGAAGGAGCCCAACGCCAAAGAGTTCTGTGGGCAAGTACAAGCACCAAAGATCCATCTTTTAGCGATGTACTATATGTAGAAACATTGATTGGAAAGGATACCATAAATACCTTGCCAATGGAAACCATCGATGCATTTCGTGACCACGGAAAGGTGAACGATACGCTAACAGAGGGGATTGACGATGCCAAAAAAACTTTAAAAGAACTAAAGGAAACTGGTATCGACCTTGATGAAATAACCCAAAAACTTGAAGACGAGGGAATACAGAAATTCAATGACGCGTACGAAAAATTGCTTAAGAGTATTGCGGAGCAGCGAAGAAAATAA
- a CDS encoding class I fructose-bisphosphate aldolase encodes MDRQILKNTIKEIFAGSKGILAMDESISTANKRLGAKGIPQNEEMRRKYRELIVTTPGLNQGIGGAILCDETINQKTNDGRPMADVLKEAGIIPGIKVDKGAKALAGFQNEKVTEGLDGLRERLIDYKKKGARFAKWRAVITIGKNIPTKACIEANAHALTRYAGLCQEAGIVPIVEPEVLMDGDHNLQKCYDVTEETLKILFFELYKYRIDLEGIILKPNMVLAGKESGEKNSVDDVAKATVNCFLESVPAAVPAIAFLSGGQSAQEASAHLNAINKNFKNRLPWIVAFSFARAIQQPALDVWDWEDSKCEKAQKVLARRAKFNAEARQGNYDSAMEPDK; translated from the coding sequence ATGGATAGACAAATTTTGAAAAATACCATTAAAGAAATCTTTGCAGGTTCAAAAGGAATTCTGGCAATGGATGAAAGTATTTCCACGGCTAATAAACGATTGGGTGCAAAAGGAATTCCTCAAAATGAAGAAATGCGTAGAAAATATCGAGAACTTATTGTTACCACCCCAGGTTTAAACCAAGGAATTGGAGGTGCTATTTTATGCGATGAAACCATCAATCAGAAAACAAATGACGGAAGGCCTATGGCCGATGTATTAAAGGAAGCTGGAATAATCCCTGGGATAAAGGTGGATAAAGGAGCTAAAGCCTTGGCGGGATTCCAAAATGAAAAAGTTACCGAAGGTCTCGATGGTTTGCGCGAGCGTTTAATAGATTATAAAAAGAAAGGAGCCCGCTTTGCCAAATGGCGCGCAGTAATTACCATTGGGAAAAATATTCCTACAAAAGCCTGTATTGAGGCAAATGCGCATGCGCTTACCCGATATGCTGGCCTCTGTCAAGAAGCCGGTATTGTGCCTATTGTAGAGCCAGAGGTATTAATGGATGGAGATCATAACCTTCAAAAGTGTTACGATGTTACCGAGGAAACGTTGAAGATTTTGTTTTTTGAATTATATAAATATAGAATTGATCTAGAAGGAATAATCCTCAAACCCAATATGGTACTTGCCGGCAAAGAAAGTGGAGAAAAGAATAGTGTGGACGACGTTGCCAAAGCGACGGTAAATTGTTTTTTAGAATCTGTTCCAGCCGCCGTGCCTGCCATTGCATTCTTGTCAGGTGGCCAGTCGGCCCAAGAAGCTTCGGCCCATTTAAATGCTATTAATAAGAATTTTAAAAACCGTCTTCCCTGGATTGTAGCCTTTTCTTTTGCTAGAGCAATTCAACAACCTGCATTGGATGTTTGGGATTGGGAGGATTCAAAGTGCGAAAAAGCACAAAAAGTTTTGGCGCGCAGGGCAAAATTTAATGCCGAAGCACGGCAGGGAAACTATGATTCTGCTATGGAACCAGACAAGTAA
- the zwf gene encoding glucose-6-phosphate dehydrogenase: MAKTVNHNTNTEPNSAIFIIFGGTGDLSRRKIFPALYNLFLENRLPEKLAIVGSGRSKLTDAKYRATLLDSVNEFSRRGKAKKEDWTTFASKITYQAANIKDVGEYKAFETRIKEYQDEWKEKPAIIYYCAVSPEFFCTIAENISSAKLENNEETTRIVIEKPFGSDLKSAQDLNHKLLTIFSEKQIYRIDHYLGKEVVQNIMAFRFANAIMEPLWNRNHIEHVQISVTEQIGVGSRGDYFEHAGILRDMIQNHLLQLLCIIAMEPPISFDADVVRDRKVEVLKAMRKILPGKIDAISARGQYGPGWVEGKKVPGYREEADVDPESNTETYAALKFYVDNWRWQGVPFYLRTGKRLFKTASLITIRFKEVPHNMFHSENENVPKQNRLVISIQPDMGILLQLESKIPGLEMRLNTVDMVFDYSGKTRSDAPEAYETLLLDIISGDQTLFMRADQVEAAWELIMPVLNSWENNKVRNFPNYPANSWGPENAEALIAQDGFHWFNLPENIKKE, encoded by the coding sequence ATGGCAAAGACAGTAAACCACAATACAAATACGGAACCCAATTCCGCCATCTTCATTATTTTTGGAGGAACAGGAGATTTGAGCCGAAGAAAGATTTTTCCTGCCCTATACAATCTTTTCCTTGAAAATCGCCTACCGGAAAAACTAGCAATAGTGGGATCTGGAAGAAGTAAATTAACGGATGCTAAATACAGGGCCACCTTATTGGATTCCGTAAATGAATTCTCACGCCGAGGAAAGGCAAAAAAGGAAGACTGGACAACCTTTGCCTCAAAAATTACCTATCAAGCGGCGAATATCAAGGATGTGGGTGAATACAAGGCCTTTGAAACTAGGATAAAGGAATATCAAGATGAATGGAAAGAGAAACCCGCTATTATCTATTACTGTGCAGTTTCGCCTGAGTTCTTTTGTACCATTGCTGAAAATATATCTTCGGCCAAACTGGAAAATAATGAGGAAACAACCCGCATCGTAATTGAAAAGCCGTTTGGCAGCGACCTTAAATCCGCCCAGGACTTAAACCACAAGCTGCTTACTATATTTAGTGAAAAACAGATTTATAGAATAGACCATTATTTAGGAAAAGAAGTAGTGCAGAACATAATGGCTTTTCGTTTTGCCAATGCTATTATGGAACCTCTATGGAACCGGAACCATATTGAGCATGTCCAGATTTCCGTAACCGAACAAATAGGAGTGGGCAGCCGTGGTGATTATTTTGAGCATGCAGGTATTCTTCGGGATATGATCCAGAACCATTTATTACAATTGCTGTGTATTATCGCTATGGAACCTCCCATCAGTTTTGATGCCGATGTGGTGCGGGATCGAAAGGTTGAGGTTTTAAAGGCCATGCGCAAGATTCTTCCCGGAAAAATAGACGCGATATCCGCTAGGGGGCAATATGGCCCAGGCTGGGTGGAAGGTAAAAAAGTACCAGGTTATCGGGAGGAGGCCGATGTAGATCCAGAATCTAATACCGAAACCTACGCCGCTCTAAAATTCTATGTAGATAACTGGCGTTGGCAAGGAGTTCCTTTTTATCTGCGTACTGGTAAGCGACTTTTTAAAACAGCTTCTCTAATTACAATTAGATTTAAGGAGGTACCACACAATATGTTCCACAGCGAAAATGAAAATGTCCCCAAACAAAACAGACTTGTTATAAGCATACAGCCCGATATGGGAATTCTGTTACAATTAGAGAGCAAAATTCCCGGTCTGGAGATGAGATTGAATACCGTAGATATGGTTTTTGATTATTCAGGCAAAACAAGATCCGATGCTCCGGAAGCTTACGAAACTCTCTTGTTGGACATTATATCAGGAGATCAGACCTTGTTTATGCGTGCCGATCAAGTGGAAGCGGCTTGGGAACTTATAATGCCGGTTCTCAATTCTTGGGAAAATAATAAAGTGAGAAATTTCCCCAATTATCCCGCAAATTCGTGGGGACCTGAAAATGCGGAAGCCCTCATTGCCCAAGATGGCTTTCATTGGTTCAATCTTCCAGAAAACATCAAAAAAGAATAA
- a CDS encoding NAD(P)/FAD-dependent oxidoreductase has translation MSKKAKIIIIGAGFGGIKLTKSFYKKPVDVLLIDRNNYHNFQPLMYQVATGGLEPGSIAYPVRRIFRKYDNVNFRMAEVQSVDIHQNQIISSIGRIHYDYLVIASGSENKYFNFESVKDKLLTLKSLPEALKMRNTIFRNLERALANNRTEPIEEIMNIAIVGGGPAGIELAGALSEMRKHVLPKEFPELPLSKMSVNLYQSGPKLLAGMSEEASQKCLEYLQEMGVNVFLNTRVKEYDEHTITMDDGSKFTTDTVIWSAGVKGSPLKGFPDYCIDKGNRILVDEFNKVKGTDNIFAIGDVSAHESLDNPKGLPMLAPVAQQQGEHLGKNILRTIDNKPMEPFEYHNKGVMATIGRNRAVVDLPSIKFQGRFAWFVWMFVHIFSLVGFRDKFVTFIDWVESYFNYDQPLGMILKTAECEQDDEQKLNKKETVEEEK, from the coding sequence ATGTCTAAAAAAGCTAAGATAATAATTATTGGAGCAGGTTTTGGGGGAATAAAATTAACTAAGTCCTTTTATAAAAAACCGGTCGATGTTCTCCTTATAGACCGAAATAACTATCACAATTTTCAGCCATTGATGTACCAAGTCGCTACAGGCGGTTTGGAGCCGGGAAGCATTGCATATCCCGTTAGGCGAATTTTTAGAAAGTATGATAATGTCAACTTTAGAATGGCTGAGGTCCAGTCCGTGGATATTCATCAAAACCAAATAATATCTTCCATAGGTAGAATTCATTATGATTATTTGGTTATTGCTTCCGGTAGTGAAAATAAATATTTCAATTTTGAATCCGTAAAGGATAAGTTACTGACCTTAAAATCGCTTCCCGAAGCTCTTAAAATGCGAAATACTATTTTTCGGAATTTGGAGCGTGCCTTGGCGAATAATAGAACGGAACCTATTGAGGAAATAATGAATATCGCTATAGTAGGAGGTGGGCCGGCGGGAATTGAACTTGCTGGAGCACTTTCCGAAATGAGAAAGCACGTACTACCTAAGGAGTTTCCTGAATTGCCCCTTAGTAAAATGAGTGTTAATCTATATCAGTCCGGCCCGAAATTGCTCGCTGGAATGTCTGAAGAAGCTTCCCAAAAATGTCTGGAATACCTTCAGGAAATGGGCGTGAATGTTTTTTTAAACACCCGTGTCAAAGAATATGATGAGCATACTATTACAATGGACGACGGCAGCAAATTTACTACTGACACGGTAATTTGGTCTGCTGGAGTAAAGGGTTCTCCTCTCAAGGGATTTCCAGATTACTGTATTGACAAGGGAAACCGGATTTTAGTGGACGAATTTAATAAGGTAAAAGGCACCGATAATATTTTCGCTATTGGAGACGTATCTGCCCACGAATCTCTAGATAATCCTAAAGGACTGCCCATGCTTGCTCCTGTAGCACAGCAACAAGGAGAACATCTGGGAAAAAACATATTAAGAACTATTGACAATAAACCAATGGAGCCTTTTGAGTACCATAATAAGGGTGTTATGGCAACCATTGGAAGGAATAGAGCCGTGGTGGATTTACCGAGCATCAAATTTCAGGGAAGGTTTGCATGGTTTGTTTGGATGTTTGTCCACATTTTTTCTCTGGTCGGTTTCCGGGACAAGTTTGTCACCTTCATCGACTGGGTAGAAAGTTATTTCAACTATGATCAGCCTTTAGGAATGATTTTAAAAACCGCCGAATGTGAGCAGGATGATGAGCAGAAATTAAACAAAAAAGAAACAGTAGAAGAAGAAAAATGA
- the tkt gene encoding transketolase, with product METKSIVQKGIDTVRVLSADAVQKANSGHPGTPMALSPLGHVLWSQVMRYNPKNPDWVNRDRFVLSCGHACMLQYSYLYLTGYAVTLDDIKNFRQLHSITAGHPEYGLMPGIEVTTGPLGQGFANGIGMAIAEQYMAARYNQPDFKIFDYKIYAICSDGDLMEGVSAEAASLAGHLKLGNIIYFYDDNNITIEGDTDLTFNEDVDKRFEAYGWHVQNVADVNDLEALSKAIKNAQKETSRPSLIKVRSVIGYGSPNKHNTSSAHGSPLGEDEVKLVKENFGFDPDKSFVVPDDVLDYYRNAGKKSAENEKEWNNLYKNYKKRHPDLAKEFETISSGTLPDGWEKILPTFEPGEEMATRKASGKTLNAIAEFFPQLIGGSADLAPSTDTNLDDYKSFSPKHRDGRNFHFGIREHAMGAVLNGMALSKYLIPYGATFLIFSDYMRPPLRLAAIMKIRTIMVFTHDSIGLGEDGTTHQPVEQLIGLRTVPNMMVIRPADANETAQAWRVAIKHTDGPVSLSLTRQGIPIIDQKKYAKAKNLEKGAYILSDSEGDPDIILIATGSEVHLILEAQEKLRKSNIQARVVSMPCWSLFDNQSAAYKEKVFPKNIRKRLAVEAGSPVGWLKYVTDEGDVIGIQKFGESAPGEEVMKEYGFSVENVVKRAKALLK from the coding sequence ATGGAAACAAAAAGTATAGTACAGAAAGGAATAGATACCGTAAGAGTATTATCAGCAGATGCAGTTCAAAAAGCAAATTCAGGCCATCCGGGTACACCTATGGCTCTATCTCCATTGGGACACGTGTTGTGGTCTCAAGTAATGCGTTACAATCCAAAAAATCCAGATTGGGTAAACCGGGATCGTTTTGTTCTCTCATGCGGTCATGCCTGCATGCTTCAGTACAGCTATCTATACCTTACCGGTTATGCCGTAACATTGGACGATATAAAGAATTTTAGACAACTCCACAGTATTACCGCCGGACATCCAGAATACGGTTTGATGCCAGGTATTGAAGTTACAACCGGACCCTTAGGGCAAGGTTTTGCCAATGGAATTGGAATGGCTATCGCCGAGCAATATATGGCGGCGCGCTACAACCAACCCGATTTTAAAATTTTTGATTATAAAATTTATGCCATTTGTAGTGATGGAGATCTAATGGAGGGCGTTTCTGCCGAAGCAGCTTCTCTTGCCGGTCACCTTAAATTGGGTAATATTATTTACTTCTACGATGATAACAATATAACTATTGAAGGAGATACCGATCTTACTTTTAATGAGGATGTGGATAAACGTTTTGAAGCTTATGGTTGGCACGTTCAAAATGTTGCAGATGTGAACGATTTAGAAGCTCTTTCCAAAGCAATAAAAAATGCACAAAAGGAAACAAGCCGTCCTTCACTGATAAAAGTGCGTAGTGTTATTGGCTATGGAAGTCCGAATAAGCACAATACTTCCTCCGCTCACGGTTCTCCTTTAGGCGAGGACGAAGTTAAACTGGTGAAGGAAAATTTTGGTTTCGATCCCGATAAATCCTTTGTCGTACCAGATGATGTTTTGGATTACTACCGAAATGCCGGTAAGAAATCTGCCGAAAATGAAAAGGAGTGGAATAATCTATATAAAAATTACAAAAAACGCCATCCCGATCTTGCCAAAGAATTTGAGACAATTAGTTCCGGAACCCTTCCCGATGGATGGGAGAAAATATTACCCACTTTTGAGCCTGGAGAAGAAATGGCAACCCGTAAAGCCTCGGGTAAAACTCTTAATGCTATTGCGGAATTCTTTCCACAATTGATCGGAGGTTCCGCAGACTTGGCACCGTCCACCGATACAAATCTTGATGATTATAAATCTTTCTCTCCCAAGCATAGAGATGGACGGAATTTTCACTTCGGAATTCGTGAACATGCCATGGGTGCAGTTCTGAATGGAATGGCACTGAGCAAATATCTTATTCCTTATGGGGCTACATTTTTAATCTTTTCAGATTATATGCGACCTCCGTTACGTCTTGCAGCCATTATGAAAATACGAACCATTATGGTTTTCACCCACGATAGTATTGGTCTCGGAGAGGATGGTACAACCCACCAACCCGTTGAGCAGTTAATTGGACTTCGTACTGTTCCAAATATGATGGTTATCCGTCCCGCGGATGCGAATGAAACCGCTCAAGCTTGGCGAGTGGCCATTAAACATACAGATGGTCCGGTGTCGCTTTCATTAACTCGTCAGGGAATCCCGATTATCGATCAGAAAAAATATGCCAAGGCAAAGAACCTCGAAAAAGGGGCTTACATTCTTTCAGATTCCGAAGGTGATCCAGATATTATACTGATTGCGACAGGTTCTGAAGTTCATTTGATATTGGAGGCTCAAGAGAAGTTGAGGAAAAGCAATATTCAAGCGCGAGTTGTAAGTATGCCGTGTTGGAGCCTCTTTGACAATCAGAGTGCGGCTTATAAAGAAAAAGTATTCCCTAAAAACATTAGAAAAAGACTTGCAGTGGAGGCAGGTTCTCCCGTAGGCTGGCTGAAATATGTTACCGATGAGGGAGACGTAATAGGAATCCAGAAATTCGGAGAGTCTGCACCTGGAGAGGAAGTAATGAAGGAATACGGTTTTTCAGTAGAAAATGTAGTAAAAAGAGCTAAGGCGTTACTTAAATAA
- a CDS encoding HAD family hydrolase — MDFDVSKIKVVYFDIGGVLLTNGWGHKSREKAAEHFGFDYDEMNVLHNFIYNVFEIGSITIDEYLDIAVFHCPRDFTKQDFKDFMYAQSVELPKMLPWLKEWKTRTDLPVFALSNESRELNDYRIKKFKLHELFDGFFSSCYLGIRKPDPRIFKEAMQIVQAEPSETLYFDDRELLAKTAGKLGMNAIHHQKVETSQKILEELISKSHRHE, encoded by the coding sequence ATGGATTTTGATGTTTCTAAAATAAAGGTTGTTTATTTTGATATTGGGGGCGTGCTGCTTACCAATGGCTGGGGCCATAAATCCCGGGAAAAAGCTGCTGAGCATTTCGGTTTTGATTATGACGAAATGAACGTGCTCCATAACTTCATATATAATGTGTTTGAAATTGGGAGTATTACCATTGACGAATATTTGGATATCGCCGTTTTTCACTGTCCCCGAGATTTTACAAAACAGGATTTTAAGGATTTCATGTATGCGCAATCAGTTGAATTGCCAAAGATGCTCCCGTGGCTTAAGGAATGGAAAACAAGAACCGATCTGCCAGTATTTGCGCTAAGCAATGAAAGCCGGGAATTAAATGATTACCGTATAAAGAAGTTTAAACTTCATGAATTATTCGACGGATTCTTCTCGTCCTGTTATCTCGGTATCCGTAAGCCCGACCCACGCATTTTTAAAGAAGCCATGCAAATAGTTCAGGCAGAACCTTCGGAAACCCTTTACTTTGATGACAGAGAATTATTGGCTAAGACCGCAGGGAAATTGGGAATGAATGCCATACATCATCAAAAGGTTGAAACATCACAGAAAATTCTCGAAGAATTAATATCTAAATCACATCGTCATGAATAA